One segment of Methylocella silvestris BL2 DNA contains the following:
- the dapE gene encoding succinyl-diaminopimelate desuccinylase, whose amino-acid sequence MSDLAHTAVELCRELLRRPSVTPLDAGAQDFLAAKLREAGFATHSVVFSDESTPDIQNLYARAGAGGRHLVFAGHTDVVPPGDSASWRFDPFGGEMEGGLIFGRGAVDMKGAIAAFAAAAMAFVAEGGAQKGSISFLITGDEEGPAINGTDKLLRWAHQRGERFDHCILGEPTNQQALGDMIKIGRRGSLNGTLTVKGVQGHVAYPHRAKNPIPHLMRLLAALTAEPLDQGTELFDASNLEIVSVDVGNPTFNVIPAEARARFNIRFNDIWTPDALAAELRARAEKAGAAAGAASALHFEPCNALAFVTQPDAFTDLVSAAIEQATGRKPKLSTSGGTSDARFIRAYCPVLEFGLVGSTMHAVDERAPVEDISALASIYADILNSYFK is encoded by the coding sequence ATGTCGGATCTCGCCCATACCGCCGTCGAATTGTGCCGCGAGCTGTTGCGGCGCCCCTCTGTGACGCCGCTCGACGCCGGCGCCCAGGACTTTCTGGCGGCAAAGCTTCGCGAGGCCGGATTTGCCACGCATAGCGTCGTTTTCTCGGATGAGAGCACGCCCGATATTCAAAATCTCTACGCCCGCGCCGGCGCCGGCGGCCGGCATCTCGTCTTCGCCGGACATACCGACGTCGTGCCGCCGGGAGATTCGGCGAGCTGGCGCTTCGATCCGTTCGGCGGCGAAATGGAGGGTGGCCTGATTTTCGGCCGCGGCGCCGTGGACATGAAGGGCGCGATCGCCGCTTTCGCCGCCGCCGCCATGGCTTTCGTCGCCGAGGGCGGCGCGCAAAAAGGGTCGATCAGCTTCCTTATCACGGGCGACGAGGAAGGTCCGGCGATCAACGGCACCGACAAGCTGCTGCGCTGGGCGCATCAGCGCGGCGAGCGCTTCGATCATTGTATTCTCGGCGAGCCGACCAACCAGCAAGCACTCGGCGACATGATCAAGATCGGTCGGCGCGGTTCGCTGAACGGGACGCTGACCGTGAAAGGCGTGCAGGGCCATGTCGCCTATCCGCATCGCGCCAAAAATCCCATTCCACACCTGATGCGGCTGCTGGCGGCGCTCACGGCGGAGCCGCTCGACCAGGGCACGGAGCTGTTCGACGCCTCCAATCTCGAAATCGTCAGCGTCGACGTTGGCAATCCGACCTTCAACGTCATTCCGGCCGAGGCGCGGGCGCGCTTCAACATCCGCTTCAACGATATCTGGACGCCGGATGCGCTCGCGGCCGAGCTACGCGCGCGCGCCGAGAAGGCGGGGGCGGCAGCGGGCGCCGCTTCCGCGCTCCATTTTGAACCCTGCAATGCGCTGGCCTTCGTGACGCAGCCCGACGCGTTTACCGATCTTGTCAGCGCGGCGATCGAACAGGCGACCGGACGCAAACCAAAGCTCTCGACGAGCGGGGGCACGTCCGACGCCCGGTTCATCCGCGCCTACTGCCCCGTTCTCGAATTCGGCCTTGTCGGCTCGACCATGCACGCCGTCGACGAACGCGCGCCGGTCGAGGATATCTCTGCGCTTGCGTCAATTTACGCAGACATATTGAATTCTTACTTTAAGTAG